A single Cottoperca gobio chromosome 7, fCotGob3.1, whole genome shotgun sequence DNA region contains:
- the fam217ba gene encoding COPII coat assembly protein sec16: protein MGPIMQERTASTALKRVVSKEKIRVKYTENSAPVTSSKKGNKMKKAVGQMKNGLPGPGQDKDTVATGQKGAQSKGGRVKSGTTRNTSKLLSPEDEDLRPQLRKHLSVHRKEEQRENQQMSQCSNELLQNRGGMGKNRRALSLPLSPISGLRHMPAHPLTHSPGLIPEALQRHYNQKDVDTDSASDLSDSERLPVLPSPCTPCTPPHLNLRAEVINTNDFPPDFPGPHGAVGDEDESDKPIYSYPDFLPPPFNSWSLRQLAVFLHTEGRGAPRPKPVGPLEKYLERLLQLEWLQIQTGQAESCRPPGSRPRPQGFPSATTAHPPRPHTAPPSRLNSPKGLRHNQRAFPLTPVNNPPSPASAQQQHSRFPVCPHCHIRFPLCNGSCSAYAYQRHSRLSPLLERRARPGAPAKRSSSETRATSTEGRSPGGQGGGQVGGNGGGGAHTPVSPSAGRSHLRHMQAAGNARKQPQESGTNPNSRGQVRKSRVRANSETDVKKEPCGSKAAGAEKQVCAASKREVITSKRVEKDWQRTEAVGQASKTAMKRAAKDPQSLSKAPLSSKQNGKTKNVHFVAK, encoded by the exons ATGGGGCCCATCATGCAGGAGCGCACAGCATCCACGGCACTGAAACGAGTCGTGTCCAAAGAGAAGATTCGGGTAAAATATACTGAAAACAGCGCACCAGTAACAAG TTCAAAGAAAGGTAACAAGATGAAGAAAGCAGTGGGCCAGATGAAAAATGGCCTCCCAGGGCCAGGTCAGGATAAGGACACAGTGGCTACAGGGCAGAAG GGTGCACAGTCAAAAGGTGGCAGGGTCAAATCGGGCACTACACGCAATACAAGCAAACTCTTGAG CCCTGAAGATGAAGATTTGAGACCTCAACTTCGGAAACATTTGTCTGTGCACAGGAAAGAGGAGCAACGCGAAAATCAACAGATGTCACAGTGCAGCAATGAGCTATTACAGAATCGTGGGGGGATGGGGAAAAATCGGAGAGCCCTCTCGCTGCCTCTCTCCCCAATATCAGGGCTACGACACATGCCAGCACACCCCCTAACACACTCCCCAGGCCTAATCCCAGAGGCACTACAGCGGCACTACAACCAGAAGGATGTAGACACTGACAGTGCCAGTGATCTGTCAGACTCTGAGAGGCTGCCTGTACTGCCCTCTCCCTGTACCCCCTGCACCCCTCCTCATCTCAACCTCCGGGCCGAGGTCATTAACACCAATGACTTTCCACCGGACTTCCCAGGACCTCATGGGGCTGTGGGTGATGAAGATGAGAGTGATAAACCCATATACAGTTACCCAGACTTTCTGCCTCCTCCTTTCAACAGTTGGAGCCTGAGACAGCTGGCAGTGTTTCTTCATACGGAGGGCCGTGGCGCTCCCCGCCCCAAGCCTGTAGGGCCCTTAGAGAAGTACCTGGAAAGGCTGCTGCAGCTTGAGTGGCTCCAGATCCAAACAGGGCAAGCAGAGAGCTGCCGTCCGCCTGGGAGCCGACCGAGGCCCCAGGGCTTCCCCTCTGCCACCACTGCTCACCCACCCAGGCCTCACACGGCTCCACCGTCCCGACTCAACTCCCCTAAAGGGCTGCGGCACAACCAGCGAGCCTTCCCACTTACACCCGTCAACAACCCCCCATCACCTGCCTCAGCCCAGCAACAGCACTCCCGCTTTCCAGTTTGCCCTCACTGTCACATTCGCTTCCCATTGTGCAATGGAAGCTGCTCTGCCTATGCCTACCAGCGCCACTCAAGGCTCAGCCCACTGCTGGAGCGCAGAGCCAGGCCTGGAGCACCAGCGAAGAGGAGCAGCAGTGAGACCCGAGCAACATCAACGGAAGGTAGGAGCCCAGGAGGACAAGGTGGAGGACAAGTTGGAGGAAACGGTGGAGGAGGAGCCCACACCCCAGTTAGCCCCTCAGCTGGAAGGAGTCATCTCAGGCACATGCAGGCGGCAGGCAATGCCCGTAAGCAACCCCAGGAATCTGGAACTAACCCAAACAGCAGAGGTCAGGTGAGGAAAAGCCGCGTCAGAGCTAACTCTGAGACCGATGTTAAAAAGGAGCCTTGTGGTAGCAAAGCAGCTGGTGCAGAAAAACAGGTTTGTGCTGCAAGTAAGAGAGAGGTCATCACGTCAAAGAGAGTAGAGAAGGACTGGCAGAGGACAGAGGCGGTAGGTCAGGCCTCTAAAACTGCCATGAAAAGAGCTGCTAAAGATCCGCAATCGCTCTCCAAAGCTCCGCTTAGTAGTAAGCAGaatggcaaaacaaaaaatgtgcaCTTTGTTGCAAAGTAA
- the ppp1r3da gene encoding protein phosphatase 1, regulatory subunit 3Da gives MDRGWFIGPEKIPPSNEETSSSYSSVSKPCITINLTEMLQADKPSAVKKPIPIRPPSPRVSLPKKQELHRSLSCEPTPKPIIRQRSHSLPSATVKKKQFRNVGVRFVDSLGLDLEDIKLFKSGDDPFVPHHVAFRLLMGAELEDGRHLEISLPYLKPVFAQQPGDKQGFLHRLHERKVCLERVLCFELGVIGITQVLNLDFEKDVIARYSFTDWKSCTETKAYWVSTITKTREGGEGQLSCDTFRFHLPVPPFLQPGAVLQFAIKYKVCGTEYWDNNDGENYKLVCHNYKLTVPKECEDSMVHFI, from the coding sequence ATGGATAGAGGGTGGTTTATTGGACCTGAGAAAATTCCCCCTTCAAATGAGGAGACGTCCAGCTCTTACAGCAGTGTCTCAAAGCCCTGCATCACTATCAACTTGACTGAAATGCTTCAAGCTGACAAACCTAGTGCAGTAAAGAAGCCAATTCCAATCCGCCCCCCGAGCCCCAGAGTATCTCTGCCAAAGAAACAAGAGCTCCACCGCAGTCTCTCCTGTGAACCCACACCTAAACCCATCATCCGACAACGGTCACACTCTCTACCTTCTGCCACAGTGAAGAAGAAGCAATTCAGAAATGTTGGTGTACGGTTTGTTGACTCTTTGGGGCTCGACCTGGAAGACATCAAGCTTTTCAAATCTGGAGATGATCCATTTGTACCACATCATGTTGCCTTTCGATTGTTGATGGGTGCAGAGTTGGAAGATGGAAGGCATCTGGAGATATCCTTGCCGTATTTGAAGCCGGTTTTTGCCCAACAACCAGGCGACAAGCAAGGATTCCTGCATCGCCTCCATGAGCGGAAAGTGTGTCTGGAGAGAGTCTTGTGTTTTGAACTGGGTGTAATCGGAATCACCCAGGTCCTCaatttggactttgagaaagaTGTCATAGCTCGCTATTCATTTACAGATTGGAAGAGCTGCACAGAAACTAAGGCCTATTGGGTGTCCACCATCACTAAGAccagggaaggaggagagggtcAACTCAGTTGTGATACATTTCGTTTCCACCTGCCTGTTCCTCCATTCCTACAGCCAGGAGCAGTGTTACAGTTTGCCATTAAATACAAAGTCTGTGGGACTGAATACTGGGACAACAATGACGGAGAGAATTATAAGTTAGTTTGCCATAACTACAAGCTCACTGTGCCCAAAGAATGCGAGGATAGCATGGTGCACTTCATTTAG